AGTACCATTTTAGAGGGTATCCATCAAACACTGTCTAATAATGCATTCATGTGTGTTACGAAATACAAATGATCCTTTTCACAAAGTTCAACCATTTCTGACAAGtatttgacatttaatttattcctacacaaatagttttaactttcAGATTGTCCAACAAGCATGGAATACGTCTCTTTAGAGTTTTTCTCTCTAGGTGTGATGATTTTCCTTCTTAGTTGCTTTCATATTGCAAGCACGATACTAGACACTTTGTAATTTATTACGTCCCAAATGAGATTTAATCCGTttcaaaaaagagaaaaaacctTTTACTGTGGATTTCTAAAAGTAGAGAGATGTCCTAATTAGTGGTTGCCAAAATCTTCAattcaaaaatagaatatcATAAAAGTAGGGGATTATTTCAAGTCCaaacacaaatgaaaatattcatCTTTTGTGAAAAAATGAATCCTTTGTCAAAGATCTTCAAGATCTTTGAATGAGCATCAAGTTTCTCATCCTCTACCCCACACCTTAGAAACGTAAAAAAGCTTTTTCCATGTTGAAAAAACAACCCTTCTTTATGTTAGGCCAAGCCCCCATGttccaaaatatataatatatattatataagaagaaaataaagaaaaaccacTTGCAAAGCCAACAAACCAAACCCCATATCCACATTCACATCCCCCATGTGCTGGCCCCTCTATAATAAATAATCTTTTCTAAGGTCAAAGATGACTAATAAACCACCCTCCCCTGCCCCTTGAATTCATCCAAACCAGAAAAGGCACAATTGACATAAGAAAGAGactagagagaaagagagatatGGCCTTCCTATTTGAGTTTTACATGATATAGAACAGGCAGTGAGGTTTCAAGACTCAGTAGATTAACAATATATCAGTATTAGCATTGCTTATTAAGAGAAAATTTACGCGAAAAGTAGTTTTTTGATTCTCTTTTTAAACTTGATAGAGAAGTTAAGAATTTAATGATCAAAAGATGTAACAAATAGAAAGGATGATGATAAACCGATTCGTTCGACGATAACGGATAACCCTAATTTAGAAGATGTTGTTTGCTTTTACTGCATTGCCAAATTATCTATCACCAGTGTCTGCCTTGAGAACCACCACCACTGCCTTTGTTCTTTGAGAAGAAGGCATTCTTTGGCTTTGGGATCTCATGGATGTCCATGACTTGAATTGTTCTTTGCCTTTTAGcttcaaaaaaagaaacagacaAACAGAAATTAGtatgttttgtttgttctaAAAAGAGCCAGAAATGAAATCAAAGAGAACTTAGATGTAGGCCAAACCATTTTCAGCTTCCTTGTAATTCTCTTGAAGCCTTTTTCTAGCCGATGCAAGCTTTTGGGAATCAAAATTTGCTTCTTTCTGTTGTTCTTTCTGTCTCTGCAAATGGCCATCAATTCAATTGacataataagaaaaacattccTAAAACAGCTAAGTTGTTGAAGACAAAATTTGGCTGACTGTAAGTAAGGTAAGACCATGCATATCATCTGGGACCTGAGAAAATTTAGACCTACCACtcaaattttgtcaaatttcaaCACAATTGATCCCAGTTTGAGTTAAGTTTGTTATGTTTTCGGAAGCATAAGAATCGtaagtttcaattttcttcctcCATTTTTGGCAACCAAACATAGAGTTAAAAGACTCTAATTTGGTTACCATACATTTTGAGGAGTTAAAGACGACGTTGGAGCTTGTTGTGTTGGTTTCGGAAGGGCATCTCTTCTTGGAACGGATTTCCCCTTCGGTTCCGGTTCTGAGTTATTTCTATCGGACCCAGAACCTCCATCtaccaaaacaaagaaaaagggagGGATCATGAGAAACCAAATCAATCCGTGGTACATGATGACAAGTGAAACAATAAGCTCTAATTCAATACTCACTGTGTGGATTCGGAGAGTATGCAAAATCAGGAACCtacacaacaacaacaataaaacaTTAGAAACTATGAAAAGGATAAACTTCTTAACGAACATTAGAACCGAATACGATGAATGATTTCAGTTCACCTGATGATAGCCATTTTGAGGAGCTTTTTGCTGGGGTGAGTCGCCATCAGCTGTCATTGACAGTAGAAACCATTCTTAGCTAAATCTTTCTACAAACAGAGTGACTAAGATTTAACCTTACGAAGGAATTGAATGACGAAGTTCAAAACTGGTCTCTACCTAAGAGTGTAGCTGTTTGCTCCCCAGGCTGATTCAACCTGACCCATTCATCAACAATCTCCTTCCATTTTCTGTcgaaaaacaaattgatatcGTTAACAAACAGTTGAATTGAACTGATAATTCACCAACTATCCTCTTCTGAAAATTACAAGCATCAACCATTCCttcaaatatgtaaaaaattatgtaCCTGACAAGATGTTTCACCAATCTACGAACATCATTTGATGGATGCTTTCTCAACCGATTCACATGCCTTCCAATATCAGtttcctaacaagaacaagaagaattaagaaacagagaagaagaaaaagaaaaggaatttaCATacacaaagaacaagaaaaaccaCCCCATAAACACTTACCTTAAGAGCTTGGAATGTTATATCCATGTCTGCTAAGTTTTGAAGCAGTTCAACCAAAGCATCTTCAGGCTAAAACAGGccaaaaaacaacaaattggTAAAGATAAGAGAAAAAATCCCT
This DNA window, taken from Cucumis sativus cultivar 9930 chromosome 6, Cucumber_9930_V3, whole genome shotgun sequence, encodes the following:
- the LOC101211592 gene encoding probable mediator of RNA polymerase II transcription subunit 26c — protein: MVRLDLDDFRTILDTAGVDVWTFIDTAMEVASLDYGNQLKNRRDGIVERLYALTSPPSRCRNCDTDRNHDGRSNGCEIKQGSGEVKEASPSTPQFVVVEGDDDGADPYAGLFDDEQKKVLEIKEQLEIPQQPEDALVELLQNLADMDITFQALKETDIGRHVNRLRKHPSNDVRRLVKHLVRKWKEIVDEWVRLNQPGEQTATLLADGDSPQQKAPQNGYHQVPDFAYSPNPHNGGSGSDRNNSEPEPKGKSVPRRDALPKPTQQAPTSSLTPQNRQKEQQKEANFDSQKLASARKRLQENYKEAENAKRQRTIQVMDIHEIPKPKNAFFSKNKGSGGGSQGRHW